GTGTCAAATGGGATTCCTATTTATGCGATAAAAATTGTTATATGACTCCCGAACGGCTACACAAAAGCTACCGAATAGCTACACAAAATCAAAAATGGATACCATATGGATACCTAAAATTAAAAATGGATACCAAATAGCTACATTATTAGGTAGCCATTTGGGAGCTAAAAGGGAGCCAAATGGTAGCCAAAATCAAAATGCACTGCTGCCTTTTTTGAATATTATTAATCGGGTTTTAGCTTTTTTCTAAGAAGAATAATTGAGATTAAAAATATATTTTTCTTTCTGAAAGTGTTGAGAAATGAATTTTAAAATGATTCATAGCCTCTCTTTTGAACGAAAGAAATTTTTGTTTGTTTTTATATTCGAAATGATTAAATGTCCTAGAAAGGGCTTAAAATGCAAAATAAAAGAACCACTCAAAAATGAGTGGTCTGGAGAATTGCTATAAAATGCTGTGCGATTGAAAAAGAGCACTATATTAAGCATACCACATGCATTTATGCCGAGAAAATTTTTGGTTGGAATGAGCTATGTGTTAGCTAACTATGTTAGCGAGTTGGTTGGTGGTTTGTTGGGATTAATCCCAACGAAGTACCAACTCAACAACACATTATGCTCCGTTGGTTCCAACCAAAAAGCAATTGGAATAAAGCATTAAAAATAGCCACTCAACAATTAAGTGGCTATGGAGGGTAAAAGAACTTTTTCATATTAAAAGATTTAATGATATGTGGGGATGATGTTACATTTTCACTTTATCATTTATTTATTAATAGTGCATTTAAAAGTATTTAACGATGAGATTTTTTGGCTTTTTTGAAACGAGTGAAACGAGTTTCTTCTTGTCTTGATACTATAGGTAACTATTCCCGTATGGTTGCCTATCTCTAGATTAGTTGATATGACTGTCTTTGAACGCAAAAAAAGTTGCTTTTTCATACCTAGTATAGTAGAGTTTATGGTGACCAAACCAAAACTTTACATGAAAGGAGAAAAAGCAACTTTTTTGTTATAAAAACTTTGTATACAACTTAGTTGTTTTTACAGTGATTTAATATATGGAAAAGTATACTGAGAAAAAACGGAGAAATCAAGTATTTCAGAAATTTATTGAACGGCATGTCAAAGAAGGACAAATGGATTTGATAAGGGAGTGCAATACATTCTTGAGTTTTGTGGCAGATAAAACATTAGAGAAACAGAAATTGCATAAATCTAATTTATGTAAAAATCGATTTTGTCCTGTATGTGCATGGCGAAAAGCGAGAAAAGATGCGTTAGGTTTATCATTGATGATGCAATATATTAAGCAAAAAGAAGATAAACAATTCATCTTTTTAACACTTACCACGCCAAATGTTACAGCTGAGCATTTAGAAAGTGAAATTAAAGCTTATAATCACTCTTTTCAAAAGATGTTTAAGCGTAAAAAAGTAATTTCTGCTACGAAAGGTTATGTAAGAAAATTAGAAATTACTTACAATA
This genomic window from Gammaproteobacteria bacterium contains:
- a CDS encoding hypothetical protein (Evidence 5 : Unknown function) — its product is MVGMSYVLANYVSELVGGLLGLIPTKYQLNNTLCSVGSNQKAIGIKH